A window of Streptomyces sp. Je 1-332 genomic DNA:
TCCTTGAGCGAACCCGCAGAGCCGACCACTTCCATGAGCCAGGCGTACGCGTCCCTGCGCGCCTCGGAGCCGTACACCTTCACGGCGGAGGCGTCCTGGGGGGTGAGGGTGCCCTCCTGGACGGCGTTCACCATCTGCCAGTTGAGGAGCTTCATCGCGTCCAGCTTGGTGTGCGTCCTGGCCAGGCGCTGGCGGACCCACGCGAGGTCGATGACGCGGCGGCCGTCGGCGAGCTTGGTGTCGGCGGCCCAGCGCTGGACGTTGTGGAAGGCGCGGATCGCCATGGTGCCGTGCGCGGCGAGCGTGACGCGTTCGTGGTTGAGCTGGTTGGTGATGAGCCGCCAGCCCTTGTTCTCCTCGCCCACGCGGCGTGACACCGGGACGCGGATGTTCTCGTAGTAGCTCGCCGTGGTGTCGTGCGAGGCAAGGGTGTTGATGATGGTGCAGGAGTAGCCGGGGTCGCTCGTCGGCACCAGGAGCATGGTGATGCCCTTGTGCGACGGGGCGTCCGGATCGGTGCGTACGGCCAGCCAGACCCAGTCGGCGGTGTCGCCGTTCGTGGTCCAGATCTTCTGCCCGTTGACGACATACTCGTCGCCTTCGCGTACCGCCTTGGTCTTGAGCGCCGCGAGGTCCGTGCCGGCGTCCGGCTCGCTGTAGCCGATCGCGAAGTCGAGCTCACCGGAGAGGATCTTCGGCAGGAAGTACGCCTTCTGCTCCTCCGTGCCGAACTGCATCAGGGTCGGCCCGACGGTGTTCAGGGCCATCAGGGGCAGCGGGACGTTGGCCTGTGCGGCCTCGTCGAAGAAGATGAACTGCTCCATCGGGGAGAGCCCGCGGCCACCGAACTCCTTGGGCCAGCCGACGCCCAGCCATCCGTCGGAGCCGAGGCGGCGGATGGTCTCCCGGTAGAACTGCTTCTGGGCGGCGGGGTCGGCGTATCGGGCGTACGCGTTGTCGGGCACCAACTCGGCGAAGTACGAACGCAGCTCGGTACGCAACTGCCGCTGCTCAGGCGTGTATTCGAGGTGCACGGCCCCTCCTGCTTTCGCTGGCTCGCCCTCCGGGCTTGGGCTTGACGGCGCACACAGTAGAACGCGTTGCAGAAATAGGGAATGGCGGTGACGTAAGCGCTGCGCGCGCGTGGGCGGCAGGTGGTTCGGCGCCTACCCGGCCGCCGCAAGTCCGCCGCGTTCGGCTAGGCCCGCGGGTCACCCGCGGAGTACAGAACCTGCGCCGCACCCCATTCGACGAACGTCTCCGCCTGCTCCATGCCGATCGACTCGAGCAGGCGACGCGACCGAGCATTGGCTTCCTGCGTGACCGCGACCACCTCCGAGCCCTCGGCGGTCACCTCGCGCACCCAGGCGACCGCGGCGGTCACCGCCTCACGGCCGTATCCCAACCCCCAGTGTTCGGGCAGCAGTTGGTACGACACCTCGGTCCGCCCGGCATGCCGTGAGTCAGGTTTCAGCTGTACGCTGCCGATCACCGCTCCGGCCGTTCGCAGCGTCACGCCGAAGGCGCCGCGCACACCGACGCAGTGCTCCTCGCGCACGCGAAGTGTCTCCTTGTCGACCGGCCCGCCGAGGTGGCGGCGGACGTCCTCGTCCGTCCAGAGACGCGTCATGGCGGGGACGTCGCCCTCCTCGATCGGGCGCAGGACGAGGCGGTCCGTGGTGAGGGTGGCGGGCCAGGGGAACGTGCTCGGTGATCGCGACATGATGGCGATCCTCCCGGACCGGGCCCCGGGACACGCGAACAGCTCCGCCCCGGCAGCGAGTTCGCTGCCGGGGCGGAGCTGGTTCAGGCGGAGGCGCGTCAGCCGAGAAGGCCCAGCGCCTTGTTCAGCGTGGCCGACGGGCGCATGACCGATGCGGCCTTGGCCTCGTCGGGCTGGTAGTAGCCGCCGATGTCGGCGGGCGAGCCCTGGACGCCGTTCAGCTCGTCGACGATCGTCTGCTCCTGCTCGACCAGCGTCTTGGCCAGCGGGGCGAACGACTCCGCGAGCTGCGCGTCAGCGGTCTGCTTGGCCAGCTCCTGGGCCCAGTACATGGCCAGGTAGAAGTGGCTGCCGCGGTTGTCGATGCCGCCGACGCGACGGGTCGGCGACTTGTCCTTCTCCAGGAAGGTCGCCGTGGCGCGGTCGAGGGTGTCCGCCAGGACCTGCGCGCTCGCGTTGTTCGTGGTCTGCGCGAGGTGCTCGAAGCTGGAGGCCAGGGCAAGGAACTCACCCAGGCTGTCCCAGCGCAGGTAGTTCTCGCGGACCAGCTGCTGGACGTGCTTGGGGGCGGAGCCGCCCGCGCCCGTCTCGAAGAGGCCGCCGCCGTTCATGAGCGGAACGATGGAGAGCATCTTGGCGCTGGTGCCGAGCTCCAGGATCGGGAACAGGTCCGTGAGGTAGTCACGGAGCACGTTGCCGGTCACCGAGATGGTGTCCTCGCCGCGGCGGATGCGCTCCAGGGAGAACGCGGTCGCGTCCACCGGCGACATGATCTCGATCTGCAGACCGTCGGTGTCGTGCTCGGGCAGGTACGCCTTGACCTTCTCGATGAGCTGCGCGTCGTGCGCGCGGGTCTCGTCGAGCCAGAACACGGCCGGCGAGCCGGTCGCGCGGGCGCGGTTGACGGCCAGCTTGACCCAGTCGCGGATCGGGGCGTCCTTGGCCTGGCACATCCGGAAGATGTCACCGGTGGAGACGGCCTGCTCCAGTACGACGTCGCCGGCCTCGTTCAGGACGCGCACCGTGCCGGGCGCGGCGAGCTCGAAGGTCTTGTCGTGGCTGCCGTACTCCTCGGCCTTCTGCGCCATGAGGCCGACGTTGGGCACCGAGCCCATCGTGGACGGGTCGAAGGCGCCGTTGGCGCGGCAGTCGTCGATGACGACCTGGTACACGCCGGCGTAGCTGGAGTCGGGCAGCACCGCGAGGGTGTCGTGCTCGCCGTCGTCCGGGCCCCACATGTGGCCGGAGGTGCGGATCATCGCGGGCATCGAGGCGTCGACGATGACGTCGGACGGCACGTGCAGGTTCGTGATGCCCTTGGTGGAGTCGACCATCGCGAGCTCCGGGCCCTCGGCGAGCTCGGCCTCGAAGGACGCCTTGATCTGCTCGCCCTCGGGAAGCGCGTCGAGGCCGTTGAGGATGCCGCCGAGACCGTCGTTCGGGCTCAGGCCCGCGCCGGCCAGCGCCTCACCGTACGCGGCGAACGTCTTCGGGAAGAAGGCGCGCACGACGTGGCCGAAGATGATCGGGTCGGAGACCTTCATCATCGTGGCCTTGAGGTGCACGGAGAACAGCACGCCGTCGGCCTTGGCCTTGGCGATCTGCGCGGTGAGGAACTCACGCAGCGGACCCACACGCATGACGGAGGTGTCGACGACCTCGCCCGCGAGGACCGGTACGGACTCGCGCAGCACGGTGGTGCTGCCGTCCTCACCCGTGAACTCGATGCGCAGCGTGCCGGCGTCGGCGATGGTCGTGGACTTCTCGGTGGAGCGGAAGTCGTCGACGCCCATGGTCGCGACGTTCGTCTTCGAGTCGGCCGTCCAGGCGCCCATGCGGTGCGGGTGCGCCTTGGCGTAGTTCTTCACCGAGGCGGGGGCACGGCGGTCGGAGTTGCCCTCGCGCAGGACCGGGTTGACGGCGCTGCCCTTGACCTTGTCGTACCGGGCGCGGATGTCCTTCTCCGCGTCGGTCTTCGGGTCCTCCGGGTAGTTCGGCAGCGCGTAACCCTGCGACTGCAGCTCGGCGACGGCCGCCTTCAGCTGCGGGGTCGACGCCGAGATGTTCGGCAGCTTGATGATGTTCGCGCCGGGCGTCTTGGCCAGCTCGCCCAGCTCGGCGAGGGCGTCGTCGATGCGCTGGCTCTCCTCGAGGAACTCGGGGAAGAGAGCGATGATGCGCCCCGCCAGGGAGATGTCACGGCTCTCCACGGCGACCCCTGCCGTCGAGGCATAGGCCCTGACCACCGGCAAGAACGAATACGTCGCGAGGGCCGGGGCCTCGTCGGTCTGGGTGTAGATGATGGTCGAGTCAGTCACCGGGTGCTCCGCTCCACGTCTGCAACATTGCTCGACATCAAGATATCTCGTGACCGTCCCCTTCCACGAAGCGGCCCCGCATTGCGGGCGTCACAGCCCGTAGCCCCCGTCACGCTCCGTGGTGCGCGCCGCCACGGATGGTTGCTGTCCGGTTCCCACAAGATCCGGTCCGTCGTTCCTGGCGGTGACAGGGCCCTTGCGGCCGGGCCCGCGCGGCGAGGATGAGCGGATGATCGCTCCCCCGGACGTCGCTTTCCTAGACGTCGCTCCCCCGGACATCGGTCCCCCGGACATCGCTCCACTGGACCCGGCTGATCCCGTCTTCGCGCGCGACCCGTACCCCTATTACGCGCGCCTCCGCGACCAGGGGCCCGCCGTGCGAGTGCCGCTCGCCAACGGGACGTACGCCTGGCTCGTCACCGGGTACGAGCCGACGCGGGCCGTGCTCGCCGACCCCCGCTTCTCGAACGCGCCCCCGCAGGGTGCCGGGCAGCCGAAGGGTGACTCGCCCGCGCAGCGCGCCCGCGCCTGCCTCGGCCGGCACATGCTCAACGCCGACGCCCCCGATCACACCCGACTGCGGCGGCTGACCACCGCCGCGTTCGCCCCGCGCCGCGTCGACGCGCTGCGGCAGCGGATCGAGGAGCTGACCGCCGGGCTTCTGCGGGAGATGGTGCTACGGCTGCGGCGCGAGGGGAGCGTGGATCTGGTGGACGCCTTCGCCTTCCCCCTCCCGGTCCTGGTGATCGGTGAGGTGCTCGGTGTGCCGGAGGCCGACCGGGCGGATCTGCGGGAGTGGACGTACCGGGTCGGCTCCCCCGCCGACGCGCTGGAGCCGGGTGCGGTGGACGAGGCGTGGAGCGGTCTGTACGGCTACTTCACCGAGCTGATCGCCCGCAAGCGGCGCGCGCCCGGCCCCGACCTGTTCAGCGCGCTCACGCAGGACGCGACAGACGGCGGCCTCGACGACGGGGAACTGCTCGCCATGGCGTTCCTCCTCCTGTTCGCGGGCTACGAGACCACGATGAACCTCCTCGCCTCGGCGTCACTGCTGCTGCTCACCCACCCCGAGGAGCTGGCAGCAGCCCGTCGTGATCCCGGGCGCTGGCCCGCCGTCGTGGAGGAGACGCTGCGGCACGCCAGCCCGCTGGAGGGCACGACCTGGCGGCACACGACGCAGGACGTGGACCTCGGCGAGGGCGTGGTCATCCCCCCGGGCGCCTCCGTCCTCGCGGTACTCGCCGCTGCCAACCGCGACCCCCGCCACTTCACGGAACCGGACTCCTTCCGTCCAGCCCGCTATCTGGCAGGCCACGAGGGATCGCGCACGGCGCCGCACGCCGCGTTCGGTCACGGAGCGCACTTCTGCCTCGGCTCACGTCTGGCCCGCCTGGAGGCGAGGATCGCGCTTCCCCAGCTGTTCGCGGCGTTCCCGCGCCTCCACCTGACGGCCGACCCGGCCCAACTCCCCTACCGGCCGGGCCTTTTGGTACGAGGCCCGCTGAGTGTCCCCGTCACCACCGCGCCACTGCCCGCCGGGACCACGGTCACCGCGTGAGCAGCAGCGCGTCTCCCACCGCGCGTTCCGTACCGTCCGACGGGGAGTTGATCACCTTGCCGTTCACCGTCATCGTGACCGAACCGCCGCCGTCCAGCGCCATGGCCCGTACCGCGCCGAGCGACTTCATCAGCTCCGCGCCTTCGCCCAGGCCGAGCCCGTCGCTGTGGCCGGGCTGCCTGCCGTCCGTGGCCGCCAGGAGCATGCGGCCCTGCCGGTCGACGCCCAGGAGCATGCGCGGGTTGCGCTTGATGCCCCAGGTGTACGCGAAGGAACGGTCTCCGGCGCGCTCGATGCCGTCGGCGGCGTAGTTCACGGCCACCTCGCCGCCGCGCACCAGCTCGGGGCCGCCGTTGACGATGTCGTCCTGCGGGCCGAGCTTCAGCTCCCGGCCCCGCTCGTCCAGGACGCGCTCCCGTAGTTTCAAGACGCTGCCCTGCTTCGCGTGTGTACGCAGCCAGGTGGCGCCGGATCCGATGCCCGCGAGGACGCTGCTGCCTTCCGGCACCGCGCCGCCGCGCGCACGCACCTCTCGTACGCGCCCGTTCGCGTCGAGAACCGCCTCCACCCCCTCGCCCGCCGGGGTGTTCGCGCCGAGCTCGTCGGTGAACTTCACGATCTCGTCGGGGTCGGTGCAGGTCACGTCGTGCTGCGGACGCTCCGTCGGGGAATCGCCGCCGACACCGCCGCAGTTGCGGACCAGGCCCGGGACTCGGTTCACACCGTCCACGACCGCGGACGCCGATCCCGCGGCGACCCGGAGCTCCGTGCTCAGCTTCTTGAACTCCGGACGCAGACCGTCACCACGCAGCACCGCCGCGATCCGCCCGTTGGTGGCCGCGCTCTGCAACTCCCCGTCATACGCGGCGATTCCGGCTGCCGCGCCCGGCACCCCGTCCTTGCCCTCCATGACGAAGAAGCCCGCGTTGACGCCGAGCAGGGCGTCTTCGCCCGCGGCCATGCTGCTCACCGTCTCGCGGCCGGCCACATCCGTGCCGTACGTGCCCTTCATCGAACCGCCGTAGTGCTTCGGGTCGACGACCGCCACCTTCACCCGGGCGACTCCGGCGCGGGGCGCACCGTCGGCGCCGGTCCACTCGCTCACCGCGTCGAACCCGGCGGCGGCGAGCTCCTTTTGCCGGGCGTCGGCCTCGGCACGCGCGTCGTACTCCCCCACCCGAACGCGCACCCCGATCACGCCGGTCCTGTCGGAGCCCCGCGGCCACGAGACCGCCTCGGCCCGCGCGCCGAACCCCGCCGCGCGCACCCGCTCGGCCAGCGCCTCCGCTTCCGGCTCGGCGGCGAGGTGAGCGCCGTCCGCCCGCACGGTGACGGTCCAGTGGTCGGCCCCGGGCCGCCCCGAGATGGTCCCCTGGTAGAGATCGACCCCAGCGGCGAGGCGGTCGTGCTGCCAGTCGGCGATCGGCTCCGGGACAGCGGCAGTTGACGGGGCGGCGGCAGCGGCGTCACCGTACCGGTCGACGACGACACCGGGGGCGAGGAGCCCCGCGGCGGCGACGGCCACCACCGACGCCTTCGCTGCGGCTCCGGACGGACGGCGGGCAAGGACCACGGGAACTCCTGGGTCGCGTAGGGACACCCGCAGCGAACGTGAGCGCGCGGACGGCGATCGATCCCAGGAGTGAATACCAGAAGTCCGGCCGGAGAACAGACCCCGTTCCCCGCGATTCGGCCCGCGTTCAGCCGTCCCGGCCCGTGGAGCGCGCCCGGTGTCTGCGGACCGCGTCACGGTTGGCGCACCGCTGGGAGCAGTAGCGCTGCCGCCCGGTGCGTGAAGTGTCGGCGAAGATCGTGGCGCACTCGGTCACGGCACACCGCCGGAGCCGATGCATGCCACGCCCGGCCAGGTGCAGCGCCGTACCGACGGAGATCAGCTGGAACAGCAGGGCGCCGAGGGGCTGCCGGTCGTCGCGGTAGTGCAGATGCCAGCCCGAACCGTCGTGGTCGGTCAGCCGGGGGTGGGCGGCGGACGCCGCGAGCATCCGGTGGTCGCCCACGTGACCGAATCGGCTCCGCCGCACCGGACGGGATTCGCCCTCGGACTCGCCATGGCCGTCAACCAGATCGCCATCGTGGTGATGCCACCGGTGCTCGGCCTGCTCAAGGACCTCACCGGCAGCTTCGTGCCGGTCTGGGGGCTCCTGTCGGCGGTGACCGCGGCCGCCCTGACCATCTCGGTCCGGGCACGGCCGGGCAACCGGCCCCTTCGTGTGGCCGACACGGCGTCTGCGGTCCACCGTGAAGCAGTACGAGGTGTCGCCGCCACCACGGTGGGTAGCCGCGCCTCCGCAGCGGAAGCCGCCGTGAGACCACGCGGAACGACGTGACGAGGACTGGAGGGATCACCGTGAGCGAGGAGCTGCCCGAGACCCGGGGCGAGGACGAGACGCCCGTGCCGAGGGATCTGCCCGATCAGCAGGCATCGGACGAGGAGGACCACTGGGAGCCGGACGACGAGTCGGCCACCACGGGCAACGCCCCGGACGCCGACGACGACGTACCGGACACGGACGAGGCGGGCACCGGCCGGCGCGGCGCGCCGCACTCGGGCGGCGTGCGTCCGGACCAGCCGGTGCCTGACGAGCCCGCCGACTGAGCGGGGGTCACTGAGGTACCCGGGGCGGCCCCCGCCTGCGTACGCTCAGCGGGGCGGCCTCGGCTCGGCGGACACGGCGAGGGTGAACGAGTGGCCCGCCGGGTCGCTGTAGGTCCGGGTATCCCTGGGGCCGGAGTTGTCCTTGGTGTCCACGGGCCGGGCGCCCAGGCCGATGGCCTCACGCTCCGCCTCGTCGATGTCGCCGCGGTCCACCAGGATCCTGAGGTGCGCCTGCTGCGCGTCCTCGGGACGCGGCCAGCTCGGGGGCGCGTAGCCGTAGTCCCGGTGGATCGCGAGGCAGATGCCCTGGCCGTCGTAGACCTCGACGTAATCGGGGTCGTTGCCCATGCTGGCCGTGGCGCCGAGCAACCCCGCGTAGAACTCCGCGAGCTCCTCCGGCTTCGCACAGTCCAGGACGAGGACAGCGGTCTTCTTCACACCCATGGGGGTTCCTCTTCTGTCGGCTGGATCGACGTGGATCGGCATGCGTCGTCGTAGATCGGCACAGAGGCGGTGGCCGTCCCGCCCGACCACGCCGCGACTGTCCGAGTGCCCCGCTCGGCCCGCCTCAATCGGCATACACCGGCGGGCGCACGGGTGACCCCGCGCGGGCGACACTGGGGGCATGCGCCTCGTCGACCAGAGCCCGTCCCCGTCCCTCTACGGCCGTCTCCGCGTCGAGCGGCGCGACCTGTCGCCCGCCCGCTGGCTGGAGCAACGCCCGCCCCACGACGAC
This region includes:
- a CDS encoding VOC family protein; its protein translation is MGVKKTAVLVLDCAKPEELAEFYAGLLGATASMGNDPDYVEVYDGQGICLAIHRDYGYAPPSWPRPEDAQQAHLRILVDRGDIDEAEREAIGLGARPVDTKDNSGPRDTRTYSDPAGHSFTLAVSAEPRPPR
- a CDS encoding cytochrome P450, which encodes MIAPPDVAFLDVAPPDIGPPDIAPLDPADPVFARDPYPYYARLRDQGPAVRVPLANGTYAWLVTGYEPTRAVLADPRFSNAPPQGAGQPKGDSPAQRARACLGRHMLNADAPDHTRLRRLTTAAFAPRRVDALRQRIEELTAGLLREMVLRLRREGSVDLVDAFAFPLPVLVIGEVLGVPEADRADLREWTYRVGSPADALEPGAVDEAWSGLYGYFTELIARKRRAPGPDLFSALTQDATDGGLDDGELLAMAFLLLFAGYETTMNLLASASLLLLTHPEELAAARRDPGRWPAVVEETLRHASPLEGTTWRHTTQDVDLGEGVVIPPGASVLAVLAAANRDPRHFTEPDSFRPARYLAGHEGSRTAPHAAFGHGAHFCLGSRLARLEARIALPQLFAAFPRLHLTADPAQLPYRPGLLVRGPLSVPVTTAPLPAGTTVTA
- a CDS encoding NADP-dependent isocitrate dehydrogenase; the protein is MTDSTIIYTQTDEAPALATYSFLPVVRAYASTAGVAVESRDISLAGRIIALFPEFLEESQRIDDALAELGELAKTPGANIIKLPNISASTPQLKAAVAELQSQGYALPNYPEDPKTDAEKDIRARYDKVKGSAVNPVLREGNSDRRAPASVKNYAKAHPHRMGAWTADSKTNVATMGVDDFRSTEKSTTIADAGTLRIEFTGEDGSTTVLRESVPVLAGEVVDTSVMRVGPLREFLTAQIAKAKADGVLFSVHLKATMMKVSDPIIFGHVVRAFFPKTFAAYGEALAGAGLSPNDGLGGILNGLDALPEGEQIKASFEAELAEGPELAMVDSTKGITNLHVPSDVIVDASMPAMIRTSGHMWGPDDGEHDTLAVLPDSSYAGVYQVVIDDCRANGAFDPSTMGSVPNVGLMAQKAEEYGSHDKTFELAAPGTVRVLNEAGDVVLEQAVSTGDIFRMCQAKDAPIRDWVKLAVNRARATGSPAVFWLDETRAHDAQLIEKVKAYLPEHDTDGLQIEIMSPVDATAFSLERIRRGEDTISVTGNVLRDYLTDLFPILELGTSAKMLSIVPLMNGGGLFETGAGGSAPKHVQQLVRENYLRWDSLGEFLALASSFEHLAQTTNNASAQVLADTLDRATATFLEKDKSPTRRVGGIDNRGSHFYLAMYWAQELAKQTADAQLAESFAPLAKTLVEQEQTIVDELNGVQGSPADIGGYYQPDEAKAASVMRPSATLNKALGLLG
- a CDS encoding phosphodiester glycosidase family protein, producing the protein MVLARRPSGAAAKASVVAVAAAGLLAPGVVVDRYGDAAAAAPSTAAVPEPIADWQHDRLAAGVDLYQGTISGRPGADHWTVTVRADGAHLAAEPEAEALAERVRAAGFGARAEAVSWPRGSDRTGVIGVRVRVGEYDARAEADARQKELAAAGFDAVSEWTGADGAPRAGVARVKVAVVDPKHYGGSMKGTYGTDVAGRETVSSMAAGEDALLGVNAGFFVMEGKDGVPGAAAGIAAYDGELQSAATNGRIAAVLRGDGLRPEFKKLSTELRVAAGSASAVVDGVNRVPGLVRNCGGVGGDSPTERPQHDVTCTDPDEIVKFTDELGANTPAGEGVEAVLDANGRVREVRARGGAVPEGSSVLAGIGSGATWLRTHAKQGSVLKLRERVLDERGRELKLGPQDDIVNGGPELVRGGEVAVNYAADGIERAGDRSFAYTWGIKRNPRMLLGVDRQGRMLLAATDGRQPGHSDGLGLGEGAELMKSLGAVRAMALDGGGSVTMTVNGKVINSPSDGTERAVGDALLLTR
- a CDS encoding GNAT family N-acetyltransferase, with translation MSRSPSTFPWPATLTTDRLVLRPIEEGDVPAMTRLWTDEDVRRHLGGPVDKETLRVREEHCVGVRGAFGVTLRTAGAVIGSVQLKPDSRHAGRTEVSYQLLPEHWGLGYGREAVTAAVAWVREVTAEGSEVVAVTQEANARSRRLLESIGMEQAETFVEWGAAQVLYSAGDPRA
- a CDS encoding acyl-CoA dehydrogenase family protein, with amino-acid sequence MHLEYTPEQRQLRTELRSYFAELVPDNAYARYADPAAQKQFYRETIRRLGSDGWLGVGWPKEFGGRGLSPMEQFIFFDEAAQANVPLPLMALNTVGPTLMQFGTEEQKAYFLPKILSGELDFAIGYSEPDAGTDLAALKTKAVREGDEYVVNGQKIWTTNGDTADWVWLAVRTDPDAPSHKGITMLLVPTSDPGYSCTIINTLASHDTTASYYENIRVPVSRRVGEENKGWRLITNQLNHERVTLAAHGTMAIRAFHNVQRWAADTKLADGRRVIDLAWVRQRLARTHTKLDAMKLLNWQMVNAVQEGTLTPQDASAVKVYGSEARRDAYAWLMEVVGSAGSLKEGSAGAVLHGELERGYRSAVIFTFGGGNNEIQREIISWIGLGMPRVRR